The following are encoded together in the Oreochromis niloticus isolate F11D_XX linkage group LG12, O_niloticus_UMD_NMBU, whole genome shotgun sequence genome:
- the ppef2a gene encoding serine/threonine-protein phosphatase with EF-hands 2 isoform X2: MRRRYTWHIFQSIEYSGEQAQIKLYNFLGYLMDNFTPSSNERNLISHIFRENEVCRDAEWERYFCYKNIEVPEIYSGPHLTFPLTVEEAVGLVEAFRNKKQLHSRYVLQLLLETWKLLRMLPNINRISTCHSKEITICGDLHGQLEDLLLIFYKNGMPSLEKPYVFNGDFVDRGRDSIEILLILFAFLLVYPSNVYLNRGNHEDHIVNLRYGFTKEVLNKYKMHGKRILKLLQKIFSWLPLATVIDQKVLVLHGGISDSTDLGVLARADRHIYISALRPPKKRHHSLAGISIDSDTDVDTAAISRVFQRRASFTYPKPLGTRDCFQNRSLQDFSDRIRVNMENQLELSRREEPTLNAQINKPEQESLFLSTDSVSSDTTVDEWKQILDLLWSDPMTQDGCIPNEVRGGGCYWGPDVTEDFLNRHNLQLIIRSHECKQEGYEFCHNRKVLTLFSASNYYDVGSNRGAYVKLGPDLVPYLIQYQASSMTRELTVRQSVGRTERSALRVLREQLFAHKSDLLCAFRKFDSENTGLVSLNDWASAVESVMHLDLPWRMLRSQLVTCKNSEGTIDYYEWFNELAITGSKTDHIDQSLLETLYRHRSTLETIFRIVDTDNSGFISMQDFRQTWKLLSVYLKMEITDEAISDLAITIDSNHDGSIDIDEFMEAFRLTDKKSRLERGRSMFMGTTSDLTKLEGDPNI, encoded by the exons ATGAGGCGGAGATACACCTGGCACATCTTCCAGTCCATCGAATACTCCGGAGAGCAGGCCCAGATCAAG CTTTATAATTTCCTCGGCTACCTCATGGACAATTTCACACCATCGAGCAATGAAC GAAATTTGATCTCGCACATCTTCAGGGAGAATGAGGTCTGCCGGGATGCAGAGTGGGAGAGGTACTTCTGCTACAAGAACATCGAGGTGCCGGAGATTTACTCGGGACCTCATCTCACCTTTCCTCTGACGGTAGAGGAAGCAGTCGGTCTGGTGGAGGCTTTCAGGAATAAGAAA CAGTTGCACTCACGCTACGTCCTTCAGCTCCTCTTGGAGACGTGGAAACTGCTCCGCATGTTGCCAAATATCAACCGTATCTCCACCTGCCACAGCAAAGAAATCACGATTTGTG GTGATTTGCACGGACAGCTGGAAGACCTGCTGCTGATTTTCTATAAG AACGGCATGCCGTCCTTAGAGAAGCCCTATGTGTTTAATGGAGACTTTGTAGACAGAGGCAGGGACTCTATTGAGATCCTCCTCATCTTGTTTGCATTCCTGCTCGTTTACCCGAGTAATGTCTACCTGAACAGAGGAAATCACGAGGACCACATAGTCAACCTCAG GTACGGCTTCACCAAGGAGGTGTTGAATAAGTACAAG ATGCACGGGAAGAGGatcctgaagctgctgcagaagATTTTCAGCTGGTTGCCATTAGCAACAGTGATCGACCAGAAGGTGCTGGTCCTGCACGGAGGGATCTCTGACTCCACGGACCTCGGTGTCCTCGCCAGAGCTGACAGACACATT TACATCTCGGCTCTGAGACCTCCGAAGAAGAGACACCACAGTTTGGCGGGAATATCCATCGACTCGGACACAGATGTGGACACCGCAGCCATCAGCAGGGTCTTCCAGCGTCGGGCCTCTTTCACATATCCCAAACCCCTGGGAACCCGAGATTGCTTCCAAAATCGCTCGCTGCAGGACTTCTCGGATCGGATCAGAGTGAACATGGAGAACCAGCTGGAGCTCAGCAGGAGGGAAGAGCCAACTCTGAACGCCCAGATCAACAAACCAGAGCAAGAATCTCTGTTTTTGTCCACCGACTCTGTCAGCAGTGACACCACCGTGGATGAGTGGAAACAG ATCCTGGACCTGCTGTGGAGTGACCCGATGACTCAGGATGGATGCATACCCAACGAGGTGAGGGGTGGAGGCTGCTACTGGGGCCCTGATGTCACCGAGGACTTCCTAAACAGACATAATCTGCAGCTCATCATTCGCTCCCATGAGTGCAAACAGGAGGGCTATGAGTTCTGCCACAACCGTAAG GTCCTCACTCTGTTCTCTGCCTCCAATTACTATGATGTGGGGAGCAACAGGGGGGCTTACGTGAAGCTGGGCCCTGACCTTGTGCCTTATTTGATTCAATATCAGGCCAGCAGCATGACCAGAGAGCTCACTGTGAGACAGAG TGTCGGGCGAACCGAGCGCTCAGCTCTCAGAGTCCTGCGGGAGCAGCTGTTTGCGCACAAGTCTGACCTCCTCTGTGCCTTCAGAAAGTTTGACAGCGAGAACACAG GTCTGGTTTCTCTGAACGACTGGGCCTCTGCAGTGGAGAGTGTGATGCATCTGGATCTGCCCTGGAGGATGCTTCGCTCTCAGCTGGTCACCTGCAAGAACAGCGAAGGCACGATAGACTACTACGAGTGGTTCAACGAGCTTGCCATCACAGGATCCAAAACAGAT CATATTGACCAGAGTCTGCTGGAAACGCTGTATCGCCACCGCTCCACTTTGGAGACAATCTTCAGGATTGTAGACACAGACAACTCAG gGTTCATCAGCATGCAGGACTTCCGTCAGACCTGGAAGCTGCTGAGCGTCTACCTGAAAATGGAGATCACCGACGAGGCCATCTCCGACCTGGCCATCACAATTGACAGCAACCATGACGGCAGCATCGACATTGACGAGTTCATGGAGGCCTTCCGGCTCACGGACAAGAAGAGCCGGCTGGAACGAGGACGCAGCATGTTCATGGGCACGACCTCCGACCTCACCAAGCTGGAGGGAGATCCCAACATTTGA
- the ppef2a gene encoding serine/threonine-protein phosphatase with EF-hands 2 isoform X1, with protein sequence MGCGVTKSNHLHKHTTSSGRAVTTIRAAILIQRWYRQYVARREMRRRYTWHIFQSIEYSGEQAQIKLYNFLGYLMDNFTPSSNERNLISHIFRENEVCRDAEWERYFCYKNIEVPEIYSGPHLTFPLTVEEAVGLVEAFRNKKQLHSRYVLQLLLETWKLLRMLPNINRISTCHSKEITICGDLHGQLEDLLLIFYKNGMPSLEKPYVFNGDFVDRGRDSIEILLILFAFLLVYPSNVYLNRGNHEDHIVNLRYGFTKEVLNKYKMHGKRILKLLQKIFSWLPLATVIDQKVLVLHGGISDSTDLGVLARADRHIYISALRPPKKRHHSLAGISIDSDTDVDTAAISRVFQRRASFTYPKPLGTRDCFQNRSLQDFSDRIRVNMENQLELSRREEPTLNAQINKPEQESLFLSTDSVSSDTTVDEWKQILDLLWSDPMTQDGCIPNEVRGGGCYWGPDVTEDFLNRHNLQLIIRSHECKQEGYEFCHNRKVLTLFSASNYYDVGSNRGAYVKLGPDLVPYLIQYQASSMTRELTVRQSVGRTERSALRVLREQLFAHKSDLLCAFRKFDSENTGLVSLNDWASAVESVMHLDLPWRMLRSQLVTCKNSEGTIDYYEWFNELAITGSKTDHIDQSLLETLYRHRSTLETIFRIVDTDNSGFISMQDFRQTWKLLSVYLKMEITDEAISDLAITIDSNHDGSIDIDEFMEAFRLTDKKSRLERGRSMFMGTTSDLTKLEGDPNI encoded by the exons ATGGGATGTGGCGTCACAAAGTCCAACCATCTCCACAAACACACCACATCCAGTGGAAGAG CTGTCACAA CCATAAGAGCTGCCATCCTGATTCAGCGATGGTACCGTCAGTACGTCGCCCGCAGAGAGATGAGGCGGAGATACACCTGGCACATCTTCCAGTCCATCGAATACTCCGGAGAGCAGGCCCAGATCAAG CTTTATAATTTCCTCGGCTACCTCATGGACAATTTCACACCATCGAGCAATGAAC GAAATTTGATCTCGCACATCTTCAGGGAGAATGAGGTCTGCCGGGATGCAGAGTGGGAGAGGTACTTCTGCTACAAGAACATCGAGGTGCCGGAGATTTACTCGGGACCTCATCTCACCTTTCCTCTGACGGTAGAGGAAGCAGTCGGTCTGGTGGAGGCTTTCAGGAATAAGAAA CAGTTGCACTCACGCTACGTCCTTCAGCTCCTCTTGGAGACGTGGAAACTGCTCCGCATGTTGCCAAATATCAACCGTATCTCCACCTGCCACAGCAAAGAAATCACGATTTGTG GTGATTTGCACGGACAGCTGGAAGACCTGCTGCTGATTTTCTATAAG AACGGCATGCCGTCCTTAGAGAAGCCCTATGTGTTTAATGGAGACTTTGTAGACAGAGGCAGGGACTCTATTGAGATCCTCCTCATCTTGTTTGCATTCCTGCTCGTTTACCCGAGTAATGTCTACCTGAACAGAGGAAATCACGAGGACCACATAGTCAACCTCAG GTACGGCTTCACCAAGGAGGTGTTGAATAAGTACAAG ATGCACGGGAAGAGGatcctgaagctgctgcagaagATTTTCAGCTGGTTGCCATTAGCAACAGTGATCGACCAGAAGGTGCTGGTCCTGCACGGAGGGATCTCTGACTCCACGGACCTCGGTGTCCTCGCCAGAGCTGACAGACACATT TACATCTCGGCTCTGAGACCTCCGAAGAAGAGACACCACAGTTTGGCGGGAATATCCATCGACTCGGACACAGATGTGGACACCGCAGCCATCAGCAGGGTCTTCCAGCGTCGGGCCTCTTTCACATATCCCAAACCCCTGGGAACCCGAGATTGCTTCCAAAATCGCTCGCTGCAGGACTTCTCGGATCGGATCAGAGTGAACATGGAGAACCAGCTGGAGCTCAGCAGGAGGGAAGAGCCAACTCTGAACGCCCAGATCAACAAACCAGAGCAAGAATCTCTGTTTTTGTCCACCGACTCTGTCAGCAGTGACACCACCGTGGATGAGTGGAAACAG ATCCTGGACCTGCTGTGGAGTGACCCGATGACTCAGGATGGATGCATACCCAACGAGGTGAGGGGTGGAGGCTGCTACTGGGGCCCTGATGTCACCGAGGACTTCCTAAACAGACATAATCTGCAGCTCATCATTCGCTCCCATGAGTGCAAACAGGAGGGCTATGAGTTCTGCCACAACCGTAAG GTCCTCACTCTGTTCTCTGCCTCCAATTACTATGATGTGGGGAGCAACAGGGGGGCTTACGTGAAGCTGGGCCCTGACCTTGTGCCTTATTTGATTCAATATCAGGCCAGCAGCATGACCAGAGAGCTCACTGTGAGACAGAG TGTCGGGCGAACCGAGCGCTCAGCTCTCAGAGTCCTGCGGGAGCAGCTGTTTGCGCACAAGTCTGACCTCCTCTGTGCCTTCAGAAAGTTTGACAGCGAGAACACAG GTCTGGTTTCTCTGAACGACTGGGCCTCTGCAGTGGAGAGTGTGATGCATCTGGATCTGCCCTGGAGGATGCTTCGCTCTCAGCTGGTCACCTGCAAGAACAGCGAAGGCACGATAGACTACTACGAGTGGTTCAACGAGCTTGCCATCACAGGATCCAAAACAGAT CATATTGACCAGAGTCTGCTGGAAACGCTGTATCGCCACCGCTCCACTTTGGAGACAATCTTCAGGATTGTAGACACAGACAACTCAG gGTTCATCAGCATGCAGGACTTCCGTCAGACCTGGAAGCTGCTGAGCGTCTACCTGAAAATGGAGATCACCGACGAGGCCATCTCCGACCTGGCCATCACAATTGACAGCAACCATGACGGCAGCATCGACATTGACGAGTTCATGGAGGCCTTCCGGCTCACGGACAAGAAGAGCCGGCTGGAACGAGGACGCAGCATGTTCATGGGCACGACCTCCGACCTCACCAAGCTGGAGGGAGATCCCAACATTTGA